The Lolium rigidum isolate FL_2022 chromosome 1, APGP_CSIRO_Lrig_0.1, whole genome shotgun sequence region catgtgaagatgtgcatcaatagagctttcccatcatggtgtatggggagcatttgtgagtcttcacgaagcgacgatgatcaagtgaggcattccggcttgagtggagcttgaagagctatcatcaagatcaagcgggatgcgcaaggcaaaggtatggccttgctaggttttccttttaccggtctcaaggtggttgttgggagaccggattataggatagatagccgcactatcaagaggggctttcggttgggtaacttgatcgcatcgtcttagggagctcaatcctttgcatactttgcatttccctattgcttcttggtgtttctctgtgtgaggttcttgagcttgttgctagctttacaacaagcccaagttcatcgaaacggaatccgcatgcatcttctattgcgttttcgagtttggacgtcttcaccgtttcttgacggtgggagactccctctctaaaatcatctaaaaatgttctgtgaggagtctccatatttccaacaaaattggtttctattcgtcgttatctttccaacaaaattggtttcatgtcaatcggggtccggacaaaaaagttatcacagtttttgtataaacatgttttcctgctcacccggtctgggacccggtcggaccggcccgtgcgccggactagctccgcggcctgccgcccggtcagccggcctaccaaccggcgggctcggcgtgccgtccggtcgaccggtcggcaaccgggcgccaaccgggtgccaaccggatgacctcctgaagacgcaaagtgaccccggtcgtggtccggtctgccgcccggtttggaccggctggtccggtctgtggcccggtctgaccgggccctggaccggacggcccggtcccaggcccggttgaccggcctccccgACGGtttactcagcccaacttttccccaacggttatatttgctcttgggctataaatagcccttcttccaccttgggctgagttagttcttccattctctctcctccattgttgcattttgaacttgctctcccctttgattcctccaaccattcttgctcattcttgagggatctaagagaggagatctagatctacacttccaccaatccatttcttctctaagtgagggaatctcttgggatccagatcttggagtcttttgttgactttccccattgttcttcctctccaatctcatcctagcatttgttgtttgggtgggatttgagagtgaaggacttgaacacctctagtgttcttgctttgcatcattgcattgtgttgagctctccaccacgattagttcgagtgagagaccgtgagcttgttactcttggagggaaacctcctagttggcttggcggttggtgctccggtgatctcttcaagaagattgtgaagaggcccgggcttctccttcgtggagcttgtgaagtggttgtggagcttgccatctccggagcggaggaaaagctaaccataaggaaagggccattatccttcgtgggtgcggttcggagaatagggtgagccttcgtggcgcggggaatccttcgtgggacctccactcctccaaacgtgacgtaccttgttgcaaagcaagggaacacgggaatacatcctcgtctccgcgtgcctcggttatttctatacccgagctctctttccttgtgatagccatcgtgcttgaagtacatatatcttgctatcacttgtgctacatatatcttgtgcccatcttgcttagctctagttgccattgttacacttagttgagcttagcatatttagggtttgtgcttgtaaactaaacattagtttaattccgcattcttacaagacaaatccgcaagagtttgtaattgcctattcaccccccctctaggcgacatctcgatctttcaattactATCTGTGATACTTTATTttataatcgttggagtcagttcatgtatctctaccatgtactatttgttactatgaatatatgtgctattgatttttttaaaaaagctaATGAATAGCTAGACAAATTATATTTCTCGAGAAATGCAAAATGATGTGGAGACGATCCTCATTATCTATTTTCACCAATTGCATTATTTCTTTGTGTATTTCTATAGGAGATTTTTGTGCACGCGTCTTTAGTTTGTGTATTTCTATAGGAGATTTTTGTGCATCTGTCTTTAGTTTCTTTTTTATCATCTCGTCCAAGAGAAGAAGTTCTTCTAATTCTATGAATCTTTCTAGAACCGGTATGACGTAGTAAGGCGCGTTTGGTAGTCTGGGCTTAATTTTGATTATGATTCAACGAGTTTGTTTCAGCCCACCGACCCGCTGGATCTGATCTGCAACTTGTTACCAATAGGGAAAGGGGTCGATCCAGAAAAAACTAGGTCCAATGTGAACCCGTACCTTTCGACCCTAGGGTAGAACCACACCTCAGCCGTAGGAGCAATCGAGCTGCCCGTGGCGAGTGGCTAGATTGGGGTGGGGTGAGCTTCTCCTGTTGCATGTTGAGGCAGTGGCGGCGGAACACACACATGATCTGTGGCGAGAGGCGGCGACAAAACATGCACAAGACCCACGGCGAGAGATGGCATGGCGAGAACTCTGACGTCGTGGCAACAATGAGACTACGAGAGCTCTAACGTGGTGTTGCTCCGCCTCATGCTCGTGACGACTTGCCTCCTGTTCTTGGAACTTCCGTGCCGCTGACTTTCAAGAACAAGGTATTGTTCTTGATAATCTTGTTAACCCATCTACGCATGCATCCAATTGTGACGGGATTAGCTCGTATGTCCGTCTGTACCTTTCAAAACCTTATAGGTACCGACTTCCGTTTATGGCCTTGTCCAATTCTAGCGACTGATTTTAGTTTGGTAGATTAAATAACTTGTGATGAGTTGTGCTGCCACTTAAGGGCGTGAGTTGTTTCCATAGCTCAATTGTATTCTCATATCGATATCATCGTGGTAAGATGTAGGTGGAATGGGAACCATGTGGTCTTAAGAGGAGGTTTGATGACCTTTTAACGTTCGCCCTTAACCCGGCGTGCATGACGGAAGACATTCTTTGGTATACGCCTTGCCCCTTGGTACGCAAGTGGGTTTGTTGAGCATCATATGCCGGACTGTGTTTGCAATCCCTAAATTGTCCAGAACCAGATTCTAAATACACAAAGAAACAATAAAAGACAAAACAAACAAGGATAGTGTAAAAAAGACTAAAAGCACAAATGATAGTATTCacatatggattttttttttttgtttctctttgtgCATTTTGAAATTGGTCCTAAAAATTACACGGGTCACAGGTCTTCTGAACACTcggattttttaaaactttttagTATCTTGTACTCCTACATGTGTGTTTTGAAAAGTGGTACGATGTGATATTTCCCGTCCGACGGTATGCTGTTGCTAGGTGGTGCCTAAAACAATTCAAGAAATGGAAACGGCGACAGCGAGGCGACAGCGGTCTGAGGTTGACTCTTCCGGACACGAGGCACGCGTGTCATCTCCCCGAAGTCACGGCGATCTCCAGTTCTCCACGCAACCGAGCCACCACACCCCTCGCTCCACGTACCACTCCCTTACATCTGGGTCCCACTCCTTCCTGCCCCACGTGTCAGTCACACCGAGCCCTCGTGGGCCCGCGCTGCCGCCGCGTCACGCCGTTCTCGCCCATCCTCACCAGCACCAGCACCCAAAAGGAAAGCTTCTCTCCCTCGTCCCACACTCGAACAATCCCCAAGCGGCGGAAAGGAGAACCAAATCGCACTTCGTCGATCCCCGCCGCCGACTGGAGCTCGCCGGACCTCGCCCCGCCGGCGAACCTCGCCCGCATCGCCGATCCTCCAAGCCCCAGGCAAGGCAAGCCCTTCTGCTCTTAATCCGCCCTCGCGGTTTGATTCTGCAATGTTCTGTGCCTAGCCTGTTCGTCTAGCGCTTGCGTAGGCCGTAGGCGCCCAAAGCTTCGCTCTCTGGTAGACGATGGTTCGGCTGTCCGCGACAGCTGAACAGGGCCGGGTTGGTGGTTAGGTAGGGAGGCGGAATCCGGTGGGCTCTTTTGCTTAGGTTTTCTTTTTCCCCATGTTAGCTTGTATTCGCGTCGATTATTATATTGCTACCAAGTACTCTCTTGTCAGCTGTGACTCGTCGATGATATGTTGCTAATtagcggcgggcgggcgggctgAGTTTGGCTCCAACTACTTGCAGAACCCAATATTATACTGCATGAAGCAGCTGCCGTGCTTTGAGATCTGGGTGGCAAGCTGACAAGCACTGCTCATTACAGGTGCTACTGTTCCGTGTCTATCCAGTTGTCGACACCGAGTGAATTGCCGGCATGGGGGGCGTGTTTGGCCGCCTCGACTCGACCAAGCGGGGCTCGCATGGCCTCAAGCTGGAGAGCAAGATGGTGGAGTCCATGCGGCAGAGAGCCGCGCACGGGACTTCGGTCAAGTCCTTCAACACCATCATCATGAAGTTCCCAAGAATCGACGAGGGCTTGAGGAACTGCAAGGCTATCTTTGAGCAGTTCGGTGAGCCCTGCTGCCCTGTTTCTTTGTGTTCTAGTCATTTTCCTTGTCCTTCTATGTTCATAGTTAGTGAGTTGCGATAGTGATCTTGGCTTGAAGACAGTTGCGGTAGTCATCTTACTAATTTTGAAATGGAAGTGGAATAGTGGATCAGTACATAATCATGTTTCACTAGTTCTTGTCAATAAAATTGTTGAATTCAAGTGGCGTTATAAAACTGCGGAAATATGTAGCACTTCCACAATTActttatgctttttttttttgtgtgtgtgtgtatatcaaACAGCTGAAGAACTGTCTTCTTTTGCTTCCTACCTTTCTCAGATGAAGATTCAAATGGTGAAATTGATAAAGAAGAACTGAAGAATTGTTTTCAGAAGCTGGAAATCTCATTCGCGGAGGAGGAGATAAGCGATCTCTTTGAAGCTTGTGACATAAATGAAGATATGGGCATGAAGTTCAATGAGTTCATTGTCTTTCTATGCCTTGTTTATCTTCTCAATGAACCGGCCGCGTCGGAAGCAGTATCCTTCATACTTTATACACCAACAGGCCGATCCTTCTCTTATTGTTAATTTGGTATCGCATCGTTATCATTGCTAGAGGGCTAT contains the following coding sequences:
- the LOC124695931 gene encoding probable calcium-binding protein CML21, yielding MGGVFGRLDSTKRGSHGLKLESKMVESMRQRAAHGTSVKSFNTIIMKFPRIDEGLRNCKAIFEQFDEDSNGEIDKEELKNCFQKLEISFAEEEISDLFEACDINEDMGMKFNEFIVFLCLVYLLNEPAASEAKTKMGLGDLESTFETLVDAFVFLDKNKDGYVSKDEMIQAINESIPGERSSGRIAMKRFEEMDWDKNGMVTFKEFLFAFTRWVGIGENEDEDE